One window of Gemmatimonadaceae bacterium genomic DNA carries:
- a CDS encoding YbhB/YbcL family Raf kinase inhibitor-like protein, translated as MSTAKSSLTLTSSAFAPNDAIPTRYTCEGDDISPPLEWSGAPAGTKSFALIMDDPDAPDPAKPQRVYVHWVVYNLLPDATGLTENASKSALPVGAAQGNNDWKKPQYGGPCPPIGRHRYFFKLYALDTTLTDLSAPTKADLESAMQRHILAQAELIGTYQKTK; from the coding sequence ATGAGCACGGCTAAATCATCGCTCACACTCACCTCGTCCGCGTTCGCCCCGAACGACGCGATTCCCACGCGCTACACCTGCGAAGGCGACGACATCTCGCCACCACTCGAGTGGAGCGGCGCTCCGGCCGGAACGAAGAGCTTCGCGCTGATAATGGACGATCCCGATGCACCGGATCCCGCCAAGCCGCAGCGTGTCTACGTGCATTGGGTCGTATACAACCTCCTGCCCGACGCCACCGGCCTGACCGAAAACGCATCGAAATCGGCTTTGCCCGTCGGAGCCGCGCAGGGAAACAACGACTGGAAGAAGCCACAGTACGGCGGTCCATGCCCTCCCATCGGCAGGCACCGCTATTTCTTCAAGCTCTACGCACTTGATACCACCCTGACCGACTTGTCTGCACCGACCAAGGCCGACCTCGAGAGCGCAATGCAGCGACACATTCTCGCTCAGGCGGAGCTGATCGGCACGTACCAGAAGACGAAGTAA
- a CDS encoding PAS domain-containing protein: MINSATSVALARTATTNIHRLALVTLFAAAVLLMRALGAPVPNEVFAAFVAYITVVALHQKVLGRTLTVRWLDRLHLVGFLFDITFLTVIYIAFGGMWWMGSVIHSVVATAAFVALPRRRAWIVAVYAAIAFIGGILAQAMGVGPSWSILGAQSIDGNYMLAFSAALLGTTALLSGVYIEFRFIDIIKRAERHYQLIVKTAPEWIITTDVGGKITSANEATHILTGRAEGEVVGLGFVDLLDDEDRAASTAEIQATLADGMRRDFDVRYRSSDGEIHWLRCGCNRFSGEAAVNEVLIIARDITQRVRDREEIQTREALLAATEKLAHLGSWERDIKTDVVHWSDELYRMFGVEPGRPLNIGDFLSRVHPDDVDNVRSTIQRSVQTGESYAHDYRISDGSGGTRVLHGIGRVILDNAGCATRMMGSVQDITEWNTLTGQLRQAQKMEALGRLAGGIAHDFNNILTVITTYSEFLLKSFTDGASDRASDRADVEEIKRAAEKAASLTRQLLVFSRRQEAELQTVDLNASVESLKLMVNRLVGDNIEIRTRLEKDIWYVRADPGQIEQVLMNLVVNACDAMPGGGMLRIETANAVLGPDVATSWGQPEGRYAMLSVSDTGHGMTRETQARIFEPFFTTKEQGKGTGLGLSIVYGIVRESGGHIEAESELGRGTTFKVYLPEVESELEQDPAAVPLPGARGGSETILLVEDQDAVRTVVSRMLSGVGYHVIEAFNGVEAISIFDATPERMDIILTDMSMPGMSGKELATQVRRRNAAIPILFMSGYSEDEVDVTGEGSAGAIIRKPFTNDALLLRIRGLLDAGQSAGTPSIFTPA, encoded by the coding sequence ATGATCAACTCCGCGACGTCGGTCGCACTCGCACGTACGGCCACGACGAACATCCACCGTCTGGCGCTCGTCACCCTGTTCGCCGCGGCGGTGCTGCTGATGCGCGCGCTTGGCGCGCCGGTTCCCAACGAAGTGTTCGCGGCCTTCGTTGCGTACATCACGGTTGTCGCCCTGCATCAAAAGGTTCTCGGGCGAACGCTGACTGTCCGCTGGCTGGACCGACTTCATCTCGTCGGATTCCTCTTTGACATAACATTTCTCACGGTTATCTACATCGCCTTCGGAGGGATGTGGTGGATGGGGTCGGTGATTCACAGTGTAGTAGCCACGGCCGCCTTCGTCGCGCTTCCGCGCCGGCGCGCCTGGATAGTCGCGGTGTACGCGGCAATTGCCTTCATTGGCGGAATTCTCGCGCAGGCCATGGGGGTCGGCCCCTCCTGGTCCATCCTCGGCGCACAGTCGATCGATGGCAATTACATGCTTGCTTTCTCGGCAGCCCTCCTTGGAACGACGGCTCTGTTATCAGGGGTCTATATCGAGTTCAGGTTCATCGACATCATCAAACGCGCGGAAAGGCATTACCAGCTGATCGTCAAGACTGCACCGGAATGGATCATAACCACCGATGTCGGTGGGAAGATCACCTCCGCCAACGAGGCGACGCACATCCTCACTGGCCGTGCGGAAGGCGAAGTCGTGGGTCTGGGATTCGTGGACCTCCTCGACGATGAGGATCGCGCCGCGTCGACTGCGGAAATTCAGGCGACTCTGGCGGATGGAATGAGGCGCGATTTCGACGTGCGATATCGCTCGAGCGACGGCGAAATCCACTGGCTCAGGTGCGGGTGTAACCGGTTCAGCGGCGAGGCGGCGGTCAACGAGGTGCTCATCATCGCCCGGGACATCACCCAGCGGGTGCGCGACCGCGAGGAGATCCAGACGCGGGAAGCGCTCCTCGCCGCAACGGAAAAGCTCGCCCATCTGGGTAGCTGGGAACGGGATATCAAGACTGACGTGGTGCATTGGTCGGACGAGCTTTACCGCATGTTCGGAGTGGAACCCGGTCGGCCGCTGAATATCGGGGACTTCCTGAGCAGGGTGCACCCCGATGACGTCGACAATGTCCGTAGCACCATTCAGCGAAGCGTGCAGACCGGAGAGTCGTACGCTCATGATTACCGCATCAGCGACGGCAGCGGCGGAACGCGGGTTCTTCACGGTATCGGGCGGGTGATTCTCGATAATGCCGGGTGCGCGACGCGAATGATGGGCAGCGTGCAGGACATCACCGAATGGAACACCCTCACCGGGCAGCTCCGCCAGGCGCAGAAGATGGAAGCGCTGGGAAGACTCGCCGGCGGGATCGCCCATGACTTCAACAACATCCTGACTGTCATCACGACGTACAGCGAGTTTCTACTCAAGAGTTTCACCGACGGCGCCTCCGACCGCGCCTCCGACCGTGCCGACGTCGAGGAGATCAAAAGAGCCGCCGAGAAGGCGGCATCCCTCACCAGGCAGCTGCTCGTATTCAGCAGGCGGCAGGAAGCGGAGCTCCAGACAGTCGATCTCAACGCGAGCGTCGAAAGTCTCAAGCTGATGGTCAATCGTCTGGTCGGCGACAACATCGAGATCCGTACCCGGCTCGAGAAGGATATCTGGTACGTGCGCGCGGACCCCGGACAGATCGAGCAGGTGCTGATGAACCTCGTCGTCAACGCGTGCGACGCGATGCCCGGCGGAGGAATGTTGCGGATCGAGACGGCGAACGCCGTTCTCGGTCCTGACGTCGCGACTTCCTGGGGTCAGCCGGAAGGCAGGTACGCGATGCTGTCGGTGAGCGACACGGGACATGGAATGACCCGTGAAACACAGGCGCGGATCTTCGAGCCGTTCTTCACGACGAAAGAGCAGGGGAAGGGTACCGGCCTCGGCCTCTCGATCGTGTACGGAATAGTTCGGGAAAGCGGCGGACACATCGAGGCGGAAAGCGAGCTCGGCCGTGGGACGACATTCAAGGTCTATCTGCCGGAGGTAGAGAGCGAACTGGAACAGGACCCGGCGGCGGTACCCCTTCCGGGCGCCCGTGGAGGCAGCGAGACGATCCTGCTTGTCGAGGACCAGGATGCAGTACGGACCGTGGTGAGCCGGATGCTCAGCGGAGTCGGCTACCATGTCATCGAGGCTTTCAATGGCGTCGAAGCAATCTCCATTTTCGACGCAACGCCGGAGCGGATGGATATCATCCTGACCGACATGTCAATGCCGGGAATGAGCGGGAAGGAGTTGGCGACTCAGGTGAGGCGCCGCAACGCCGCGATCCCCATCCTCTTCATGTCGGGCTATTCGGAAGACGAAGTCGATGTCACCGGGGAAGGATCAGCGGGCGCAATTATCAGGAAGCCGTTCACGAATGACGCGCTGCTGCTGAGGATTCGCGGACTTCTCGACGCGGGGCAAAGCGCGGGAACACCGTCGATTTTCACGCCGGCGTGA
- a CDS encoding peptidoglycan-binding domain-containing protein has product MQSCKPNLIPRAALCAMLSLFAVSTVSAQTRVVLPRGTVILVTTQTPIESSSARVGQTFETVVADIVVVENYTVIPANSRIRGAITFVQPANRQQSGVIEVDFDRLTLPDGTSYAIQGKLTSTDPVERRQIESSSNQRVVLVGGRGGIGAAIAGAGSQNSSTSGLLGALGTLLSEGRNVSLPAGTQLAVQFEQSLSLRSRGTVLAPDAATIYTSADMIRAAQRALAQLNYFRGAIDGQLTYATQRALFEYQSDKGLTPTGNLDWRTAQALGLSVATGTSGSTSLSIEEASLLRRNAQSLVGRERQELSITGVGRLDSRRAYTEADVELWFALSAFADNASLYEQIVRSAPSSAASGIAGRSLIAAARRVDAAIQQARISSVVRNAWASMRAQLAGIDASYGG; this is encoded by the coding sequence ATGCAATCATGCAAACCGAACCTGATACCCCGCGCAGCGTTATGCGCCATGTTGTCACTCTTCGCGGTATCTACGGTTTCCGCGCAGACCCGCGTCGTGCTTCCACGAGGCACAGTCATTCTCGTCACTACGCAGACTCCGATCGAGTCGTCTTCAGCGCGAGTCGGACAGACGTTCGAGACAGTGGTTGCCGATATTGTCGTCGTCGAGAACTACACGGTAATCCCCGCCAATAGCCGGATTCGCGGAGCGATCACCTTCGTGCAGCCGGCGAATCGCCAGCAGTCCGGCGTAATCGAAGTTGACTTCGACCGGCTGACTCTCCCGGACGGCACATCGTACGCCATTCAGGGAAAACTCACCAGCACCGATCCGGTCGAGCGTCGACAGATCGAGTCCAGCTCGAACCAGAGAGTGGTTCTCGTCGGCGGCCGCGGTGGAATCGGTGCTGCAATCGCCGGCGCCGGATCGCAGAACAGTTCCACGTCCGGCCTGCTCGGCGCACTTGGCACGCTGCTTTCCGAGGGTCGCAACGTGAGCCTACCAGCAGGCACGCAGCTCGCTGTTCAGTTCGAGCAGAGCCTGTCGCTGCGCTCGCGCGGAACCGTTCTCGCACCCGATGCGGCGACGATCTACACGTCGGCAGACATGATCCGCGCAGCGCAGCGCGCACTCGCGCAGCTGAACTACTTCCGCGGCGCGATTGATGGACAGCTCACGTATGCGACACAGCGCGCTCTGTTCGAGTATCAGAGCGACAAGGGACTCACGCCGACCGGCAATCTCGACTGGCGTACGGCGCAAGCGCTGGGCCTCTCAGTCGCGACAGGCACATCGGGCAGTACCTCGTTATCCATCGAGGAAGCGTCGTTGCTAAGACGTAATGCCCAATCCCTCGTCGGCAGGGAACGCCAGGAGCTTTCGATAACCGGAGTCGGCCGTCTCGATTCGCGGCGGGCATACACCGAGGCCGATGTAGAGCTCTGGTTCGCCCTCTCGGCATTCGCCGACAATGCATCGCTCTACGAGCAGATCGTACGAAGTGCGCCCAGCTCCGCCGCATCCGGGATCGCCGGACGGTCACTGATCGCTGCAGCGCGGCGGGTGGATGCCGCGATACAGCAGGCACGAATATCGTCGGTTGTAAGGAACGCCTGGGCGTCGATGCGCGCGCAGCTCGCGGGGATAGACGCGAGCTACGGCGGATGA
- a CDS encoding type II toxin-antitoxin system RelE/ParE family toxin yields MASYKLLITRSASKELEAVPTKDRGRIVAKIRGLQDDPRPPGVEKLSGDEKYRLRQGDFRILYEIQDRQLIVTIVRIGNRRDVYRR; encoded by the coding sequence GTGGCAAGCTATAAGCTCCTCATTACGCGAAGTGCATCGAAAGAGCTCGAGGCAGTGCCCACCAAAGACCGCGGCCGCATCGTTGCGAAGATTCGTGGGTTGCAGGACGATCCTCGTCCGCCAGGAGTCGAAAAGCTCAGCGGCGATGAGAAGTACCGTTTGAGGCAGGGTGATTTCCGGATTTTGTACGAGATCCAGGACCGCCAGCTCATTGTCACGATAGTCAGGATCGGGAACCGGCGAGACGTTTACCGCCGGTGA
- a CDS encoding UvrD-helicase domain-containing protein: MAAVPPPPLSPAAVPAPHTASDSQRSAIEAEPGPLLVLAGPGAGKTFCLIERIRFLVEERGFDPARICAFTFTNKAAGEISSRLERFLGDHAQRIKRGTIHALCAELLREFVTDAGLQPGFGIADEAYQLLVLRRVEGYRKWHRTTLTRFAAHRFRSDSLRANDRAVYDAYRDFLERRNLVDFDMLVLKTAELLHNDAIAETVRSRWDCILVDEFQDLNTVQYSIIRALGTGHRNVFAVGDDEQSIYSWAGADPRVFVSFVNDFGVSTKAQLGENRRCPREVVSLARRLLTANTPIFTDRRHAEADHDSAHPVTALSFTTGDEEIAWIIDDIRRDRDEHGLEWGDFALLYRTHEIGYATEAGFLTAGVPCRMAQGRALADDPVVAYVIGALRVIADPNDPIHQENFLQVVLPRPLFDDARAKAEESKQMLLPYLEEMARGMAKEHGDRRKIWRGFYALKNLAALGLRHDHISALVDELLSQRVGEYRTVLEENHDDLSDPAENDDVQRLAARLSEALELGHTIWIPRLGGIEIALKGILGGLGLNRVQLGGLPPENAVSISHSDCPSLGIGLGLFKAAQLVRSATFSNHFRDFTAVDTETTDKDVDSAEVVEIAAVRVRDGRITGEFHSLVKPRVPIAAGAQNVHGISGHDVAEAPYFEDVWPEFREFCGQDVVVAHNGYQFDFPILRRMAGALHDAELCTYDTLVLARELHSSSRKLEDLARVYGIDSGQSHRALDDTRTLALVFLALGDTKVARARKTALDNLLDYVGVALALSDDEKLCDEAKRVREFARIFALGRYSNCLDVYRAEREQSGDESIPTTEDLIELLGGADRMLRLRTEKTAEQRYPGAMLRLRPLLDMCDGKPLREAIGAFLDRVVLSKMDGAEPESSRVNLLTLHSTKGLEFSRVYIVGAEDSQLPGGKEPSKRDVEEARRLLYVGMTRTKDRLVLTRVDERNGKPTGGHQFLDEMELAPTRA, encoded by the coding sequence TTGGCAGCCGTCCCTCCACCTCCGCTTAGTCCGGCCGCGGTCCCCGCACCTCACACGGCGTCCGACTCACAGCGCTCGGCCATCGAAGCCGAGCCCGGACCGCTGCTTGTTCTCGCGGGACCTGGGGCGGGTAAGACTTTCTGCCTGATCGAGCGGATCCGGTTCCTCGTCGAGGAGCGCGGATTCGATCCGGCTCGAATCTGCGCCTTCACATTCACCAACAAAGCGGCTGGCGAGATCTCATCGCGCCTCGAGCGATTCCTCGGCGACCACGCGCAGCGCATAAAGCGCGGAACGATTCACGCCCTTTGCGCCGAGCTCCTTCGCGAGTTCGTCACCGACGCAGGGCTCCAGCCCGGGTTCGGAATCGCCGACGAAGCGTACCAGTTGCTCGTCCTCCGCCGTGTCGAAGGATACCGGAAGTGGCATCGGACCACTCTCACCCGCTTCGCCGCCCATCGCTTCCGCTCCGACTCGCTTCGCGCCAACGATCGCGCGGTGTACGACGCCTACCGGGACTTCCTGGAGCGCCGCAACCTCGTTGACTTCGACATGCTCGTGCTCAAGACCGCCGAGCTGCTGCACAACGACGCCATCGCCGAAACGGTCCGCAGCCGCTGGGATTGCATCCTCGTGGACGAGTTCCAGGACCTCAACACCGTCCAGTACTCGATCATCCGCGCGCTCGGCACAGGACACAGGAATGTCTTCGCCGTTGGCGACGACGAGCAATCCATCTACTCGTGGGCCGGCGCCGATCCGCGAGTGTTCGTCAGCTTCGTGAACGACTTCGGCGTGTCCACCAAGGCGCAGCTCGGCGAGAATCGTCGGTGTCCGAGAGAGGTGGTCTCCCTCGCGCGGCGACTTCTCACCGCCAACACTCCGATCTTCACCGATCGCCGCCACGCCGAAGCCGACCACGACTCGGCGCATCCGGTGACCGCGCTCAGCTTCACCACGGGTGATGAAGAGATCGCCTGGATCATTGACGACATCAGGCGCGATCGCGACGAGCACGGTCTCGAATGGGGTGACTTCGCTCTGCTCTATCGCACGCACGAGATCGGGTACGCGACCGAAGCAGGCTTTCTCACCGCCGGTGTACCCTGCCGGATGGCGCAGGGTCGCGCGCTCGCCGACGATCCCGTCGTCGCATACGTGATTGGCGCGCTTCGTGTGATCGCTGATCCGAACGATCCGATTCATCAGGAGAATTTTCTCCAGGTAGTTCTTCCCAGGCCGCTCTTCGACGACGCCCGCGCGAAGGCCGAAGAGAGCAAGCAGATGCTTCTTCCTTACCTCGAGGAAATGGCGCGGGGCATGGCGAAGGAGCACGGTGACCGTCGCAAGATCTGGCGCGGCTTCTACGCACTGAAGAACCTCGCCGCGCTTGGATTGCGTCACGACCACATCAGCGCCCTCGTGGACGAGCTGCTTTCTCAACGCGTTGGCGAGTATCGCACCGTGCTCGAGGAGAATCACGACGATCTTTCCGACCCCGCCGAGAACGACGACGTACAGCGGCTCGCCGCGCGGTTGTCGGAGGCGCTCGAGCTTGGTCACACCATCTGGATCCCGCGCCTGGGCGGCATCGAGATCGCTCTCAAGGGCATACTCGGCGGGCTAGGATTGAACCGCGTCCAGCTTGGCGGGCTTCCGCCGGAGAATGCGGTTTCCATCAGTCATTCCGATTGTCCTTCGCTCGGCATCGGACTCGGCCTCTTCAAGGCCGCGCAGCTCGTGCGAAGCGCGACGTTCTCCAATCATTTTCGCGATTTCACCGCAGTGGACACCGAGACCACCGACAAGGACGTGGACAGCGCCGAGGTCGTCGAGATCGCCGCCGTACGCGTACGTGATGGGCGGATCACCGGAGAGTTCCATTCGCTGGTGAAGCCGCGCGTGCCCATCGCCGCCGGTGCGCAGAACGTTCATGGCATCTCCGGGCACGACGTCGCCGAAGCGCCGTATTTCGAGGATGTGTGGCCGGAGTTCCGCGAGTTCTGTGGCCAGGACGTCGTCGTCGCGCACAACGGGTATCAGTTCGACTTCCCGATTCTGCGCCGGATGGCAGGCGCGCTGCACGACGCCGAGCTTTGCACTTACGACACCCTCGTGCTCGCACGGGAGCTCCACTCATCGAGCAGAAAGCTCGAGGATCTCGCCCGCGTTTATGGCATTGACTCGGGCCAGTCGCACCGCGCGCTCGACGACACCAGGACGCTCGCGCTCGTTTTCCTCGCGCTCGGCGACACCAAGGTGGCGCGTGCGCGAAAGACCGCGCTCGACAACCTGCTCGACTATGTCGGCGTCGCTCTCGCATTGAGCGACGACGAGAAGTTATGCGACGAAGCAAAGCGTGTCCGGGAGTTCGCCCGCATATTCGCGCTCGGCCGCTACAGTAATTGTCTCGACGTGTATCGCGCCGAGCGCGAGCAGAGCGGTGACGAGTCCATTCCCACCACCGAAGACCTGATCGAGCTGCTCGGCGGCGCTGACCGGATGTTGCGGCTGCGCACCGAGAAGACCGCCGAGCAGCGCTATCCCGGCGCAATGCTGCGCCTGCGTCCTCTGCTCGACATGTGCGACGGTAAGCCGCTACGGGAAGCGATCGGCGCTTTTCTCGACCGCGTCGTCCTGTCAAAGATGGATGGCGCCGAGCCCGAGTCGTCGCGCGTCAATCTGCTGACGCTGCATTCGACCAAGGGGCTCGAGTTCTCCCGCGTATATATAGTAGGCGCCGAAGACAGCCAGCTTCCTGGTGGAAAAGAGCCGAGCAAGCGCGATGTCGAGGAAGCGCGGCGGCTGCTCTATGTCGGGATGACGCGCACCAAGGACCGGCTTGTGCTCACCCGCGTGGACGAGAGAAACGGCAAGCCGACCGGCGGCCACCAGTTCCTCGACGAGATGGAGCTCGCGCCCACACGCGCGTGA
- a CDS encoding ATP-binding protein — protein MNNVVPPAWALPVERPLARHLWQRLLENSPRRFELILGPRRVGKTTSLYQTASRLIKAGVSANRIWWLRLDHPLLMNLDLGELVRLILRNSKASMEQPVFLFLDELTYAKDWDLWLKTFYDETWPLTVAGSSSSTAALRQIRTESGVGRWEEQYLAPYLFGEYLELFDRPGNIQAGSSLSETIDTIAEQRPIIADLAELRRRFLLTGGFPELLIAAKISNEDEASLLLDSQRTLRSDAVERAIYKDIPQAFGIENPMLMERLLYTLAGQMGGILSAAGICRSLANMSVPTFDRYLAYLERAFLVFTLPNYSGAEAARQRRGKKLYFVDGAVRNAALQRGIAPLSNAVEMGALMENLAASHLHALGQHSQVRLYHWRHQNDEVDLIYDHPEFPLAFEIGSSAGHSRSGLTRFIEQHPRFRGRCYLVAPEIVTRKAVDAADGIGTISLDMFLLAVSAQAASELRHRLGA, from the coding sequence TTGAATAATGTCGTCCCGCCGGCATGGGCGCTGCCGGTCGAACGCCCTCTCGCCCGGCATCTATGGCAGCGGCTTCTTGAGAACAGTCCACGCCGTTTCGAGCTGATCCTCGGTCCACGAAGAGTTGGCAAGACGACATCACTCTATCAGACAGCAAGCCGCTTGATAAAAGCGGGTGTCTCGGCAAATCGCATATGGTGGTTGAGGCTCGATCATCCGCTGCTGATGAATCTCGACCTTGGCGAGTTGGTCAGATTGATTCTGCGCAACAGCAAGGCCTCGATGGAGCAGCCTGTCTTCCTTTTTCTGGACGAGTTGACCTATGCGAAGGACTGGGATCTCTGGCTCAAGACATTTTACGATGAGACGTGGCCCTTGACGGTTGCGGGGTCATCCAGCTCCACCGCAGCTCTCAGGCAGATACGAACTGAAAGTGGAGTTGGCCGATGGGAGGAGCAGTATCTCGCTCCGTACCTGTTCGGCGAATACCTCGAGCTGTTCGATCGACCCGGCAACATACAAGCAGGCTCCAGCCTCAGCGAGACAATCGACACCATCGCCGAGCAACGGCCGATCATCGCGGATCTCGCTGAGTTGCGGCGACGATTTCTGCTGACAGGAGGATTCCCTGAGCTCTTGATTGCGGCGAAGATATCGAACGAGGACGAGGCGTCACTGCTCCTCGATTCACAACGTACGCTGCGGTCGGATGCTGTCGAGAGGGCGATCTACAAGGACATTCCGCAGGCATTCGGGATCGAGAATCCAATGCTGATGGAAAGGCTTCTCTACACGCTCGCCGGGCAGATGGGCGGAATCCTGTCTGCGGCCGGAATCTGCCGGTCGCTGGCGAACATGTCCGTGCCGACATTCGATCGATATCTCGCCTATCTTGAGCGCGCATTCCTTGTGTTCACTTTGCCGAACTACTCCGGGGCTGAAGCGGCACGTCAGCGCCGAGGCAAGAAGCTTTATTTCGTGGACGGGGCAGTGCGAAACGCGGCATTGCAGCGCGGGATAGCGCCATTGAGCAACGCGGTCGAAATGGGAGCGTTGATGGAGAACCTCGCGGCAAGTCATCTGCACGCTCTCGGGCAGCATTCCCAAGTCCGGCTTTACCATTGGCGGCATCAGAACGATGAAGTGGACCTCATCTACGATCATCCGGAATTCCCGCTTGCTTTCGAGATCGGATCGTCCGCGGGACACAGTCGAAGCGGGCTGACTCGATTCATCGAACAACATCCCCGATTCCGGGGAAGGTGTTACCTGGTTGCTCCGGAGATTGTAACCCGGAAAGCCGTGGATGCAGCCGACGGGATTGGAACTATTTCTCTCGATATGTTCCTTCTGGCTGTGAGTGCTCAGGCAGCGTCAGAGCTGAGGCACCGACTAGGCGCGTAG
- a CDS encoding family 20 glycosylhydrolase: protein MRRFWATSEHILNPEDSTLAFMQDVLGQVLTLFPGRFIHVGGDEALKTEWKASPRARGGSMDAEDRQGFRRLLSASRDSSAATRCSRRELQAAQAVTHLTSQRHNVIFQSCPTPNVLPSTSRSRYTRLFGSRLLRLTQVFPIL, encoded by the coding sequence GTGAGGCGTTTCTGGGCAACCAGCGAGCACATCCTCAACCCCGAGGACAGCACACTCGCGTTCATGCAGGACGTGCTCGGCCAAGTTCTCACGCTTTTTCCGGGCAGGTTCATTCACGTCGGCGGCGACGAGGCCCTCAAGACGGAATGGAAGGCGAGCCCCCGCGCTCGCGGAGGCAGTATGGACGCCGAAGACCGCCAGGGATTTCGGCGACTTCTCAGCGCGTCTCGCGACTCATCTGCGGCGACTCGATGTTCTCGACGTGAACTACAGGCCGCTCAAGCCGTAACTCACTTGACGTCACAACGTCATAACGTCATATTCCAGTCATGTCCAACACCAAACGTGCTACCGTCTACTTCGAGGAGCCGTTACACAAGGCTCTTCGGCTCAAGGCTGCTGAGACTGACGCAAGTATTTCCGATCTTGTGA
- a CDS encoding type II toxin-antitoxin system death-on-curing family toxin: MKDPRWITAEELHLMHVRQVELFGGSHGIIDENIVGSALHKPQQLNSYKPDSDLAALAAAYLCGFAQKQGFVDGNKRIALAATLTFFRLNGHELNVPKAEFLAFVLAIARNELNQPVVTTWLRERITAT, from the coding sequence GTGAAGGATCCTCGATGGATAACTGCTGAAGAGCTCCATCTGATGCACGTGCGTCAGGTGGAGCTTTTTGGCGGATCGCACGGAATCATCGACGAGAATATCGTGGGCTCTGCCTTGCACAAGCCACAGCAACTCAACAGCTACAAGCCAGACTCCGATCTCGCTGCACTCGCTGCGGCATATCTATGCGGCTTCGCTCAGAAGCAGGGATTCGTCGATGGCAATAAGCGGATCGCGCTTGCTGCGACCCTCACTTTCTTTCGATTGAATGGGCACGAGCTGAACGTTCCCAAGGCTGAGTTTCTGGCCTTTGTTCTGGCAATCGCGCGAAACGAGCTGAACCAGCCCGTGGTCACGACGTGGCTGCGGGAACGGATTACTGCAACGTGA
- a CDS encoding aldo/keto reductase family protein: MRYRQLGSSDLQVSEISLGSWLTYGVGVDDSNARACVDRAFDLGINLIDTANIYGKGAAESFLGRALKGRDRSSYVLATKLYFPMTETDRGLSAAQICKQIGASLQRLNTDYVDLYQCHRYDVHTPLDETMHALTDIVRQGKARYIGFSEWNAEQIAAALAMPGVEKFVSSQPQYSMLWRQPEEEVIPLCAANGIGQIVWSPLAQGVLTGKYLPGQPPPPDSRAASPEMNTFWGDDLKSDTTLTVVQELRPIASRLGITMAQLALAWVLREPNVSSAIVGASRPQQVDDNVAASGVIIPQDELDEIDRILEPVLATFRGTQPPPRREAGPLNRKDAIT, encoded by the coding sequence ATGCGATACAGACAGCTCGGAAGCAGCGATCTACAGGTATCCGAGATCTCGCTCGGATCGTGGCTCACCTACGGCGTGGGTGTGGACGACTCCAACGCGCGCGCATGTGTCGACCGCGCATTCGACCTCGGCATCAATCTCATAGACACCGCCAACATCTATGGGAAGGGCGCCGCCGAGTCGTTCCTCGGGAGGGCGCTGAAGGGTCGCGATCGATCGAGCTACGTGCTTGCAACCAAGCTGTACTTCCCGATGACAGAGACCGACCGGGGCCTTTCCGCCGCGCAGATCTGCAAGCAGATAGGCGCTTCGCTCCAGCGGCTGAACACCGATTACGTGGATCTGTATCAGTGTCATCGCTATGACGTGCACACTCCGCTCGACGAGACCATGCACGCTCTGACGGACATCGTCCGCCAGGGGAAGGCGCGTTATATCGGATTCAGCGAATGGAACGCCGAGCAGATCGCGGCCGCGCTGGCGATGCCTGGGGTGGAGAAATTCGTGAGCAGCCAGCCGCAGTACTCGATGCTGTGGCGCCAGCCGGAGGAAGAAGTGATTCCTCTCTGCGCGGCGAACGGCATCGGCCAGATCGTGTGGTCCCCGCTGGCGCAGGGAGTGCTGACCGGAAAGTATCTCCCCGGCCAGCCGCCCCCGCCCGATTCGCGCGCGGCGAGCCCCGAGATGAACACGTTCTGGGGCGACGATCTCAAGAGCGACACGACTCTCACTGTCGTGCAGGAGCTGCGTCCCATCGCCTCGCGGCTGGGCATCACCATGGCGCAGCTCGCGCTGGCGTGGGTCTTGAGGGAGCCGAATGTGTCGAGCGCGATCGTCGGCGCGAGCCGTCCTCAGCAGGTGGACGACAACGTCGCCGCGTCGGGGGTGATCATCCCGCAGGACGAGCTGGACGAGATCGACAGAATTCTCGAGCCGGTTCTCGCCACATTCCGGGGGACACAGCCGCCACCCCGCAGGGAGGCGGGCCCGCTAAATCGGAAAGACGCGATTACCTGA